A window from Hoeflea sp. IMCC20628 encodes these proteins:
- a CDS encoding LytTR family DNA-binding domain-containing protein, with protein sequence MSDTLLQSTLRELRLLLIRPRLWLVFALVVWLFVVTGPFGTYERLAFPTRLGYWLMLHAATWACALISIAFFDVALRTRISSRLYRMLTGAVLSALPVGLAITVINFALLMRPLNGAQIAENALTALPIGLAFSLLTWLSLSGGDQVLTDGKSKNPDDAGEADAQASPLAFESSEASPPRPSAEKRVNRPPLLDRLPVDKRGILIRLEVQDHYVLVVTTRGTQLLLMRLGDAIVEAGAGQQVHRSHWVAEHEDNALMRGSGTNGRLCVRAADGFEVPVSRTFAAKVQHWIGQRDSA encoded by the coding sequence GTGAGCGACACATTGCTGCAATCCACGCTTCGTGAACTGCGACTGCTGCTGATCAGGCCACGGTTGTGGCTGGTGTTTGCGCTGGTGGTCTGGCTGTTCGTGGTGACCGGCCCGTTTGGCACCTATGAACGCCTCGCCTTCCCCACCCGGCTTGGCTATTGGCTGATGCTGCACGCCGCGACCTGGGCCTGCGCGCTCATCAGTATCGCGTTTTTCGACGTGGCTCTCCGCACCCGTATCTCCTCCCGGCTCTACCGCATGCTGACCGGCGCCGTCCTTTCGGCGCTGCCTGTCGGGCTGGCGATCACGGTGATCAATTTCGCGCTGCTGATGCGGCCGCTCAATGGTGCCCAGATTGCCGAAAATGCGCTGACCGCGCTGCCGATCGGATTGGCTTTCTCGCTGCTGACCTGGCTCAGCCTCAGCGGCGGAGACCAGGTGCTGACAGATGGGAAATCCAAAAACCCGGATGATGCCGGAGAGGCCGACGCGCAGGCATCGCCGCTGGCCTTTGAGAGCAGCGAAGCATCACCGCCGCGGCCCAGCGCCGAGAAGCGGGTCAACCGTCCGCCGCTGCTTGACAGATTGCCGGTGGACAAGCGCGGCATCCTGATCCGGCTTGAAGTGCAGGACCATTACGTGCTGGTGGTGACCACCAGAGGCACACAACTGCTGCTGATGCGGCTCGGCGACGCGATTGTCGAGGCTGGCGCCGGCCAGCAGGTTCACCGCTCGCACTGGGTGGCCGAGCACGAAGACAATGCGCTGATGCGCGGCAGCGGCACGAACGGCCGGCTCTGTGTCCGCGCTGCCGACGGCTTTGAAGTGCCGGTCAGCCGCACATTTGCAGCCAAGGTGCAGCACTGGATCGGACAGCGCGACAGCGCCTGA
- a CDS encoding DUF2306 domain-containing protein, whose product MTLEPLLNASPAIQFHVFTVVPAALIGGILLLRKKGTFAHRMTGRVWIVLMVLTALSTFMIHEIDLFHGFSPIHLLSILTLFGAFIVVQSARQRNFIRHQRVVKMLYFGGIGIAGFFTFMPGRIMHEVVFGLPTLADAALSPSAPMALQVAHAAPIWVWPLLVALIGLGISRMRDRDMPLWRLMLLPVILVASSLITALTGQTSGSGLAALMSGLALGALAGWWSLLYAEVEWLSGNRVRVKGEVVSLIAILAIFACRFIAGAMAVVLPQMMAKPGVAELFIALPVFCAALMAARALAQAGFNPLTAMRQQLVAKTEC is encoded by the coding sequence ATGACACTCGAACCGCTTCTCAATGCCAGCCCGGCGATCCAGTTTCACGTCTTCACTGTCGTCCCGGCGGCGCTGATCGGCGGCATCTTGCTGCTCAGGAAAAAGGGCACTTTTGCCCACCGCATGACCGGGCGGGTGTGGATTGTCCTGATGGTGCTCACCGCGCTGTCGACCTTCATGATCCATGAGATTGATCTGTTTCATGGCTTCTCGCCGATCCATCTGCTGTCGATCCTCACCCTTTTTGGCGCCTTCATCGTTGTGCAGTCGGCGCGGCAGCGCAATTTCATCCGGCATCAGCGGGTTGTGAAGATGCTCTATTTCGGCGGCATCGGCATTGCAGGGTTTTTCACCTTCATGCCGGGGCGCATCATGCATGAGGTGGTGTTCGGCTTGCCGACACTGGCCGATGCAGCGCTGTCGCCGTCTGCACCGATGGCTTTGCAAGTGGCACATGCTGCGCCGATCTGGGTGTGGCCCTTGCTGGTGGCGCTGATCGGGCTCGGTATCAGCCGCATGCGCGATCGTGACATGCCGCTGTGGCGGCTGATGTTGCTGCCGGTGATCCTCGTCGCATCATCACTGATCACCGCTTTGACGGGGCAAACGAGCGGCTCAGGCCTGGCGGCATTGATGAGTGGCCTGGCACTCGGTGCGTTGGCCGGTTGGTGGTCTTTGCTTTATGCCGAAGTGGAGTGGCTTTCCGGCAATCGGGTCCGGGTGAAGGGCGAAGTGGTGTCGCTCATTGCCATTCTGGCGATCTTCGCCTGCCGCTTTATCGCAGGTGCAATGGCTGTGGTGTTGCCGCAGATGATGGCTAAACCCGGCGTGGCGGAACTTTTCATCGCTCTGCCGGTTTTCTGTGCGGCGCTGATGGCTGCCCGCGCCCTGGCTCAGGCCGGGTTCAATCCGCTGACCGCCATGCGTCAGCAGCTGGTTGCCAAAACTGAGTGTTGA
- a CDS encoding neutral zinc metallopeptidase, with protein sequence MDWKGRRQSDNIEDRRGSSSGSRNPFGRSGIRLPSGGMRRSGMSFKTILIIGVIYLGLKLIGIDPLQLLGGGTSGGLPSGQSVSERQISPTRQDEMTQFVATVLAETEDVWNGIMASEGLDYPEPKLVLFTDSVSSACGNASAASGPFYCPGDQKLYIDLTFYDELAQRFEASGDFAQAYVLAHEVGHHVQNLIGVLPEFNRMRPSLSQSEENQMSVRVELQADCFAGIWGHFTAQKGLLERGDLEEALNAAQQIGDDTLQRRTQGYVVPDSFNHGTSAQRKEWFASGFETGRLDACDTFNNPV encoded by the coding sequence ATGGATTGGAAGGGCCGTCGCCAGAGCGACAATATCGAGGACCGGCGCGGAAGCTCGTCGGGCAGCCGCAATCCGTTCGGGCGCAGCGGTATCCGCTTGCCCTCGGGCGGCATGCGCCGCTCGGGAATGAGCTTCAAGACCATTTTGATCATCGGCGTGATCTACCTCGGCCTGAAACTCATCGGCATCGATCCCTTGCAACTGCTTGGCGGCGGAACTTCCGGCGGCCTGCCCAGCGGCCAGAGCGTCAGCGAGCGGCAGATATCGCCAACCCGCCAGGACGAGATGACCCAGTTCGTCGCCACCGTCCTGGCCGAGACCGAAGATGTCTGGAACGGTATCATGGCATCGGAAGGCCTTGATTATCCCGAGCCCAAGCTGGTGCTGTTTACAGACTCCGTCAGTTCGGCCTGCGGCAATGCCAGTGCGGCGTCGGGCCCGTTCTACTGTCCCGGCGACCAGAAGCTTTACATCGATCTGACTTTTTACGACGAGCTGGCGCAGCGCTTCGAGGCCTCGGGTGATTTCGCCCAGGCCTATGTGCTGGCCCATGAAGTCGGCCATCATGTGCAGAACCTGATCGGCGTGCTGCCCGAGTTCAACCGGATGCGTCCGTCGTTGAGCCAGTCCGAAGAAAACCAGATGTCGGTCCGGGTCGAGCTGCAGGCTGACTGCTTTGCCGGCATCTGGGGCCACTTCACGGCGCAGAAGGGTTTGCTCGAGCGCGGCGATCTGGAAGAGGCTCTCAATGCGGCGCAGCAGATCGGCGACGATACGCTGCAGCGGCGCACCCAGGGCTATGTGGTTCCCGACAGCTTCAATCACGGCACCTCGGCGCAGCGCAAGGAGTGGTTCGCGAGCGGCTTCGAAACCGGCCGTCTGGACGCCTGCGACACCTTCAACAACCCGGTGTGA
- a CDS encoding mechanosensitive ion channel domain-containing protein, with product METIDLPRFAQDFLTLLDTAKAYFAQPWTFYQIGIIAACYLIGWLISRKVEPWLESRARTIKGKPGLLRVIIAVMRRSHWVIFLFLLSIVRLVTLEMTWPSRTYMMALALTLGWSWLTISVTSRIIHNRTVSRLIALAVFSYVALGILDLRPEATAFLDQVAIQLGDLRISALFVLRTILVTVGFLWIANLLGNFFDSRINTVEDLSPSFKVLAGKVVKISFIVIAGMMALSSTGIDLTALTVFSGAVGVGLGFGLQKVVSNFISGVIILMDRSIKPGDTIALGETFGWIRELRARFVSVITRDGREYLIPNEDFITHQVVNWSFSDKLVRVDVDFGVSYDSDPHQVAKLAIAAGSTVERVLDAPKPVCWMTAFGSSSLDFKLRFWIADPQAGLTNVRGKVLLAMWDAFKENGINIPFPHRAIIMRSPVEVVRRDAPDAE from the coding sequence ATGGAAACCATTGACCTGCCCAGATTTGCGCAAGACTTCCTGACGCTTCTAGACACAGCCAAGGCGTATTTCGCCCAGCCCTGGACCTTCTACCAGATCGGCATCATCGCCGCGTGCTATCTCATCGGCTGGCTGATCTCGCGCAAGGTCGAGCCCTGGCTCGAAAGCCGCGCCCGCACCATCAAGGGCAAGCCCGGACTGCTTCGGGTGATCATCGCGGTGATGCGCAGAAGCCACTGGGTGATATTTCTTTTTCTGCTGAGCATCGTCCGCCTGGTGACGCTGGAAATGACCTGGCCTTCGCGCACCTACATGATGGCGCTGGCCCTGACACTCGGCTGGTCCTGGCTGACCATCTCGGTGACAAGCCGGATCATTCATAACCGGACTGTGTCCCGGCTCATCGCGCTTGCGGTTTTCAGCTATGTGGCACTGGGGATCCTCGACCTTCGCCCGGAAGCCACGGCCTTTCTGGATCAAGTGGCAATCCAGCTCGGCGACTTGCGGATCTCGGCGCTCTTCGTTCTGCGCACCATCCTCGTTACGGTCGGGTTCTTGTGGATCGCCAACCTGCTGGGCAATTTCTTCGACAGCCGCATCAATACCGTTGAAGATCTCTCGCCCTCCTTCAAGGTTCTCGCCGGCAAGGTTGTCAAGATCAGCTTCATCGTCATCGCCGGGATGATGGCGCTGTCCTCAACCGGCATCGACCTGACCGCGCTGACGGTATTTTCCGGCGCCGTCGGCGTCGGCCTGGGTTTCGGCCTGCAGAAGGTCGTGTCCAACTTCATCTCCGGCGTCATCATTTTGATGGACCGGTCGATCAAGCCCGGTGACACCATTGCGCTGGGCGAGACTTTCGGCTGGATCCGTGAATTGCGCGCCCGCTTTGTCTCGGTGATCACCCGCGACGGCCGCGAATATCTGATCCCGAACGAGGATTTCATCACCCATCAGGTGGTCAACTGGTCGTTCTCCGACAAGCTGGTCCGTGTCGATGTCGACTTCGGCGTGTCCTATGACAGCGATCCGCACCAGGTCGCAAAGCTCGCCATCGCTGCCGGCTCAACCGTCGAGCGTGTGCTGGACGCGCCCAAACCGGTGTGCTGGATGACCGCCTTCGGGTCGTCGTCGCTGGATTTCAAACTGCGCTTCTGGATAGCCGATCCGCAGGCAGGACTGACCAATGTGCGCGGCAAGGTGCTGCTCGCCATGTGGGACGCCTTCAAGGAAAACGGCATCAACATCCCCTTCCCGCACCGCGCGATCATCATGCGCTCCCCGGTGGAAGTGGTGCGCCGCGACGCGCCCGACGCGGAGTAG
- a CDS encoding MATE family efflux transporter → MDVSTRGVRDGQSWGAQIWATLALGLPLVGTQIAQIAIATTDVVMLGWYGTAELAATVLASQAFFMVFIFGSGFAGAILPLAAQAEGRNDPTHVRRSVRMGMWILLLYAVMAMPFLWYLEPALIWLGQKPELAALASDYIRIAQWGMFPALMMMALRSFFAARSRAAIVLWSALFGTVVNGILNYGLIFGNFGWAEMGVRGAAVASVFSSTVIFLIMAGWAYWHPRHQDYRLFQRFWRPEWPAFFEVFRLGLPIGFTILAEVGLFMAASVMMGWLGTVELAAHGIAIQLASISFMIPLGLSHAATVRVGQAYGRGDMAGLARASHTVMALAIVISVASAALFWLLPEALVSLFIDEANADAAQLLAVAVPLILVAAAFQIVDAIQVIAAGLLRGIKDTRIPMLIAVISYWPIGLSAAYGLGFGLGFGGPGIWAGLAIGLGVAAVLLNLRFVKRHLFLDVVKV, encoded by the coding sequence ATGGACGTATCAACCAGGGGTGTGAGAGACGGGCAAAGCTGGGGCGCCCAGATCTGGGCGACGCTGGCGCTTGGCTTGCCGCTGGTCGGCACCCAGATCGCCCAGATCGCCATTGCCACCACCGATGTCGTCATGCTCGGCTGGTATGGCACCGCCGAGCTGGCTGCCACGGTGCTGGCCTCGCAGGCATTTTTCATGGTGTTCATCTTCGGCTCCGGCTTTGCCGGTGCGATCCTGCCGCTGGCGGCCCAGGCCGAAGGCCGCAATGACCCCACCCATGTGCGCCGCTCGGTTCGGATGGGGATGTGGATCCTGTTGCTCTACGCGGTCATGGCCATGCCGTTCCTGTGGTATCTCGAGCCGGCGCTGATCTGGCTGGGCCAGAAACCCGAACTGGCAGCACTTGCCAGCGATTACATCCGCATTGCCCAGTGGGGCATGTTCCCGGCGCTGATGATGATGGCGCTCAGGTCGTTCTTTGCCGCGCGTTCGCGCGCCGCAATCGTGCTCTGGTCGGCGCTGTTTGGCACCGTGGTCAATGGTATCCTCAATTATGGACTGATCTTCGGCAATTTTGGCTGGGCGGAAATGGGCGTGCGCGGCGCGGCGGTGGCCTCGGTCTTCAGCTCGACCGTGATCTTCCTGATCATGGCCGGATGGGCCTATTGGCACCCGAGGCATCAGGATTACCGGCTGTTCCAGCGCTTCTGGCGGCCCGAGTGGCCGGCGTTTTTCGAGGTGTTCCGGCTCGGTCTGCCGATCGGCTTTACCATTCTGGCCGAGGTCGGATTGTTTATGGCGGCCTCGGTGATGATGGGATGGCTCGGCACCGTTGAACTGGCGGCCCATGGCATCGCCATTCAGCTCGCCTCGATCAGCTTCATGATTCCGCTTGGTCTGTCTCATGCCGCGACAGTGCGCGTTGGCCAGGCCTATGGCCGTGGTGACATGGCCGGACTGGCGCGGGCCTCGCACACGGTGATGGCGCTGGCGATTGTGATTTCGGTCGCCTCCGCCGCGCTGTTCTGGCTGTTGCCGGAAGCGCTTGTCAGCCTGTTTATCGACGAAGCCAATGCAGATGCGGCCCAGTTGCTGGCGGTGGCTGTCCCGCTGATTCTGGTGGCGGCCGCATTCCAGATCGTCGACGCCATCCAGGTGATCGCGGCAGGGCTGTTGCGCGGCATCAAGGACACCCGCATTCCGATGCTGATTGCGGTGATCAGCTATTGGCCGATCGGCCTGTCGGCAGCCTACGGGCTGGGCTTCGGGCTCGGATTTGGTGGTCCAGGCATCTGGGCAGGACTGGCCATCGGCCTCGGCGTGGCGGCCGTGCTGCTCAACCTGCGCTTCGTCAAGCGGCATTTGTTTCTGGATGTTGTGAAGGTTTGA
- a CDS encoding sulfatase-like hydrolase/transferase, whose amino-acid sequence MKFAFGLALAFALPGAAFAKPNILLIIADDMGLDASRCYSVGSQQAQMPIVEQMCADGLVFENAYSAPVCTPTRATIMTGKYGFRTGMGGAIPREGGVGMSTDEVSLFDALNETDYSSAVIGKWHLASSKNDYNHPAELGVNTYFGLLAGGVPDYYKWDAVDNGKPVDVDGYATTVLTDRAINWIGEQETPWFLWLAYNAPHTPFHVPPRALYTGNDLLNDQSEIDENPLPYYNAMLEALDSEIGRLLESLTDDVRENTVVIFIGDNGTPGQVSRELYGRKRSKGTIYQGGTAVPMIVTGPGVEGGRTNALVNTTDLNSTIRALANAEVIQSDGIDLNPVLSGEPGSRKYAYAEHFADQKMPPDVMGWAIRDERYKLVAADGEPEQLFDVANDPLEQSDLLAGDLTPELSGRVAALRAAYQQLRNN is encoded by the coding sequence ATGAAGTTCGCCTTTGGTTTGGCGCTTGCGTTTGCTCTGCCGGGCGCCGCTTTTGCTAAGCCCAATATTCTCCTGATCATTGCGGATGATATGGGGCTGGATGCATCGCGATGTTACTCTGTCGGGTCACAGCAGGCACAAATGCCGATTGTCGAACAGATGTGCGCCGATGGGCTGGTGTTTGAGAACGCCTATTCGGCCCCTGTATGCACCCCGACCCGGGCCACGATCATGACTGGTAAATATGGATTTCGCACTGGCATGGGGGGAGCTATCCCCCGTGAAGGTGGTGTTGGCATGTCGACCGATGAAGTGAGCCTTTTCGATGCATTGAACGAAACCGATTACTCCAGTGCAGTTATCGGCAAATGGCATCTGGCCAGTTCGAAAAATGACTATAACCATCCCGCCGAGTTGGGTGTGAATACCTATTTTGGCCTGCTCGCCGGTGGCGTCCCCGACTACTACAAATGGGATGCGGTGGATAATGGAAAGCCTGTCGATGTAGATGGATATGCAACAACCGTCCTCACTGACCGCGCCATCAATTGGATCGGCGAACAGGAAACTCCATGGTTCTTGTGGCTCGCCTACAATGCGCCGCATACCCCGTTCCACGTACCTCCGAGAGCGCTTTATACCGGCAATGATCTGCTGAATGACCAAAGTGAAATCGATGAGAACCCGCTACCCTATTACAACGCCATGCTTGAAGCGCTGGATAGTGAAATCGGCCGATTGCTGGAAAGTCTGACCGATGATGTCCGTGAAAATACGGTTGTCATTTTCATTGGCGATAATGGCACGCCGGGTCAGGTTTCCCGTGAATTGTATGGCCGCAAACGGTCCAAGGGCACCATCTACCAAGGCGGCACGGCCGTGCCGATGATTGTTACCGGTCCCGGTGTCGAAGGTGGCCGCACAAATGCTCTTGTCAACACAACCGATTTGAACTCGACCATCAGGGCATTGGCCAATGCCGAAGTGATTCAATCGGATGGCATTGATCTGAACCCGGTCCTGAGCGGAGAACCAGGGTCGCGGAAATACGCTTATGCCGAACATTTCGCTGATCAAAAAATGCCCCCGGATGTGATGGGATGGGCCATCCGTGATGAGCGCTACAAACTCGTGGCAGCGGACGGCGAGCCAGAACAATTGTTTGATGTTGCCAATGATCCGTTGGAGCAATCCGACTTGTTGGCTGGCGATTTGACGCCTGAATTGTCTGGACGGGTCGCAGCGTTGCGCGCAGCCTATCAGCAACTTCGAAACAATTAG
- a CDS encoding DUF1566 domain-containing protein — translation MNFQGVDPSGYEADDTSGLIPFLNNEVFAFGYGDTQAGERIIDAQLASSTLYVSKTMHNQDVTMFGVNFADGRIKGYGMRLRGQEKTFYVMAVRGDVGYGVTKLTDNGDGTITDSASGLMWPQADNGEAISWQAALALGEQANAQNYLGHDDWRVPNVKELQSLVDYTRSPDTTNSAAIDPLFETSEILNEAEQTDYPAYWSSTTHANWTRSPGSHAAYVSFGRAMGYMNGWTDVHGAGAQRSDPKVGDAQAFPEGFGPQGDAIRINNYVRLVRDSE, via the coding sequence ATGAATTTCCAAGGCGTCGATCCGAGTGGCTATGAAGCAGACGACACCTCCGGCTTGATACCGTTCCTCAACAACGAGGTGTTCGCTTTTGGATACGGCGACACGCAGGCGGGTGAGCGGATTATTGATGCACAACTTGCCTCAAGCACATTGTATGTCTCCAAAACCATGCACAATCAGGATGTTACGATGTTTGGTGTGAATTTTGCCGACGGTCGGATCAAGGGATATGGCATGAGGCTTCGCGGTCAGGAGAAAACCTTCTACGTTATGGCGGTGCGCGGTGATGTTGGTTATGGCGTGACCAAGCTGACGGATAATGGTGATGGCACGATCACCGATAGCGCCAGCGGATTGATGTGGCCACAAGCGGACAATGGCGAGGCAATCAGCTGGCAGGCTGCGCTCGCTCTTGGTGAACAGGCCAACGCACAAAACTATCTTGGACATGACGATTGGCGTGTGCCGAATGTCAAGGAACTGCAAAGCCTTGTCGATTATACCCGTTCGCCTGATACGACCAATTCGGCAGCTATTGACCCGCTGTTTGAGACGAGTGAAATCCTCAATGAGGCGGAGCAGACTGACTATCCAGCCTATTGGAGTTCCACCACGCACGCAAACTGGACCCGGTCTCCGGGCAGCCACGCCGCCTATGTCAGTTTCGGACGCGCCATGGGTTACATGAACGGATGGACCGACGTGCATGGAGCGGGTGCCCAGCGCTCTGATCCCAAGGTCGGCGATGCGCAAGCTTTTCCTGAAGGATTCGGGCCGCAGGGTGATGCTATCCGCATCAATAATTATGTCCGCTTGGTCAGGGATAGCGAGTAA
- a CDS encoding VOC family protein: MIGYVTVGADDIPLAERFYSAFLPSLGYNLEISPEGLSYSIPSTSDQWPQPADFYVKPPYDGQPASSGNGTMVAFEVKTQAMVRELHAAALAAGGRDEGGPGFRAEYSAHFYVGYLRDPQGNKIALVCNNRDEPKRPD, encoded by the coding sequence ATGATTGGCTATGTCACAGTCGGTGCCGACGACATCCCGCTTGCCGAAAGGTTCTACTCTGCATTCCTGCCGAGCCTCGGCTACAATTTGGAGATCTCGCCTGAAGGATTGAGCTACTCGATCCCCAGCACGAGCGACCAGTGGCCCCAGCCAGCCGATTTCTACGTCAAGCCGCCGTATGACGGGCAGCCGGCATCGAGCGGCAACGGCACCATGGTGGCTTTCGAGGTGAAAACTCAGGCCATGGTCCGCGAACTTCACGCGGCAGCGCTTGCTGCTGGCGGGCGAGACGAAGGTGGGCCTGGCTTTCGGGCCGAGTACAGCGCGCATTTCTATGTAGGCTATCTCCGCGATCCTCAAGGCAACAAGATCGCGCTGGTTTGCAACAACAGGGACGAGCCCAAACGACCGGACTGA
- the carA gene encoding glutamine-hydrolyzing carbamoyl-phosphate synthase small subunit has protein sequence MTTSAQTTKPWTETKPTAVLVFADGTVIKGHGVGATGTAQAEVCFNTALTGYQEILTDPSYLGQIVTFTFPHIGNIGANDEDIEDLTPAARIGAVGAIFKADITEPSSYRSAGHFDTWLKTRGIIGLSGVDTRALTAWIRENGTPNAVISHDPSGNFDIEALTALAKQWSGLEGLDLAKDATSGQSSSWTQGPWVWNEGFPQTGEPVAHIVAVDYGVKRNILRLFTGLGCKVTVVPATASAEDILAMAPDGVFLSNGPGDPAETGKYAVPVINKLIDSETPVFGICLGHQILALALGGKTVKMHQGHHGANHPVKDYTTGKVEIVSMNHGFAVDGKSLPEGVEETHVSLFDGSNCGLRLTGKPVFSVQHHPEASPGPQDSHYLFRRFMNMVGERKGLPTLAER, from the coding sequence ATGACCACAAGCGCCCAGACTACAAAACCATGGACCGAGACAAAGCCCACCGCTGTTCTGGTTTTCGCCGACGGCACCGTCATCAAGGGCCATGGCGTTGGCGCCACCGGCACGGCGCAGGCCGAGGTCTGCTTCAACACGGCGCTGACCGGTTATCAGGAGATCCTCACCGACCCCTCCTATCTGGGACAGATCGTCACCTTCACATTCCCGCATATCGGCAATATCGGCGCCAATGACGAGGACATCGAGGATCTGACCCCGGCGGCCCGCATCGGCGCGGTTGGCGCGATCTTCAAGGCCGACATCACCGAGCCGTCGAGCTACCGCTCCGCCGGGCATTTCGACACATGGCTCAAGACCCGCGGCATAATCGGCCTGTCCGGCGTCGACACACGGGCACTGACCGCCTGGATCCGCGAAAACGGCACGCCCAACGCGGTCATTTCCCATGACCCCAGCGGCAATTTCGATATCGAGGCGCTGACAGCACTTGCCAAGCAGTGGAGCGGGCTCGAAGGCCTTGATCTGGCCAAGGACGCCACATCGGGCCAGTCATCGAGCTGGACCCAGGGCCCATGGGTCTGGAACGAAGGATTTCCACAGACCGGCGAACCCGTGGCGCATATCGTCGCCGTGGATTATGGCGTCAAGCGCAACATCCTGCGGCTGTTCACCGGTCTTGGCTGCAAGGTTACGGTGGTTCCGGCGACAGCCAGCGCCGAAGACATTCTGGCGATGGCGCCCGACGGGGTGTTCCTGTCCAACGGTCCTGGCGATCCGGCCGAAACCGGCAAATATGCCGTACCGGTGATCAACAAGCTGATCGACAGCGAAACCCCGGTGTTCGGCATTTGCCTCGGTCACCAGATCCTGGCGCTGGCGCTGGGCGGCAAGACCGTGAAGATGCATCAGGGCCATCACGGCGCCAATCACCCGGTCAAGGACTACACCACCGGCAAGGTCGAAATCGTCTCGATGAACCACGGTTTTGCGGTGGACGGCAAAAGCCTGCCCGAAGGCGTCGAGGAAACCCATGTTTCGCTGTTTGACGGCTCCAATTGCGGATTGCGGCTGACAGGCAAGCCGGTGTTTTCGGTTCAGCATCACCCGGAAGCCTCCCCCGGCCCGCAGGACAGCCACTACCTGTTCCGCCGCTTCATGAACATGGTCGGCGAACGCAAGGGCCTGCCGACGCTCGCCGAGCGCTGA
- a CDS encoding GatB/YqeY domain-containing protein, which produces MRERFTETLKDAIRAKDTRRMSTLRLIQAAIKDRDIANRGAGKDPVSDDDILQILTKMIKQREESATIYEDNARLELAQQERDEIAIIRQFLPKQLPEEEVRELCASVINETGAAGLRDMGKCMNVLKERYPGQMDFSKACGMVKGLLQ; this is translated from the coding sequence ATGCGGGAACGGTTTACCGAAACGCTGAAGGACGCCATTCGCGCCAAGGACACGCGTCGCATGTCGACATTGCGGCTGATCCAGGCTGCGATCAAGGATCGTGACATCGCCAATCGCGGCGCTGGCAAGGATCCCGTCAGCGATGACGACATTCTTCAGATTCTGACAAAGATGATCAAGCAGCGCGAAGAATCAGCGACCATCTATGAAGACAATGCCCGGCTGGAGCTTGCCCAGCAGGAGCGCGATGAAATCGCTATCATCCGCCAGTTTCTGCCCAAGCAGCTGCCGGAAGAGGAAGTGCGTGAGCTCTGCGCCTCGGTCATCAACGAGACCGGCGCTGCGGGCTTGCGTGACATGGGCAAATGCATGAACGTGCTCAAGGAACGCTATCCCGGCCAGATGGATTTTTCCAAGGCCTGCGGCATGGTCAAGGGCCTGTTGCAGTAG